A single genomic interval of Zingiber officinale cultivar Zhangliang chromosome 4A, Zo_v1.1, whole genome shotgun sequence harbors:
- the LOC121973759 gene encoding uncharacterized protein LOC121973759, whose protein sequence is MAEEIYVSSVDRPKPQQAAATEPAGSTGLLGWIASTARAMGGACLHLLKSPAGGALILTSVCLALAYKQKKARSSTPPTPPPQQPRLARSMSLAMLQGGDKAMRRFKLIHRASPAELSTAVEDMRRELQQPLLDFVKLYANVGIIELSGKEKEAIELLEAALKKAKEQQACEHTHEVHELELLLVEMYIYKGDYEKALSFQCLKREDVSSADARAPLYRAVIYILMNDKERAKKSYDMFKEVRSVFHGKKFFEESTSMSVQVSNFDEFTEMVEHLKLEIQQAHSAKPTAEGQDRSKRVAEEIKPSSSGEKNLSKK, encoded by the exons ATGGCCGAGGAAATCTACGTCTCCTCCGTCGATCGCCCCAAGCCGCAGCAAGCCGCCGCCACAGAGCCGGCGGGGAGCACGGGGTTGTTGGGGTGGATAGCCTCGACGGCGCGGGCAATGGGCGGCGCTTGCCTGCACCTGCTGAAAAGCCCGGCGGGGGGCGCACTCATCCTGACGTCGGTGTGCCTGGCGCTGGCGTACAAGCAAAAGAAGGCACGGAGCTCGACGCCCCCTACTCCGCCGCCGCAGCAGCCACGACTCGCTCGCTCGATGTCGCTGGCGATGCTGCAAGGCGGCGACAAGGCGATGCGGCGGTTCAAGCTCATCCACCGCGCCTCTCCCGCCGAGCTGAGTACGGCCGTCGAAGACATGCGCCGGGAGCTCCAGCAGCCCCTCCTCGACTTCGTCAAACTATAC GCAAACGTGGGGATCATAGAGCTGAGCGGAAAAGAGAAGGAAGCGATCGAATTGCTCGAAGCCGCCCTAAAGAAAGCCAAGGAGCAGCAGGCATGCGAGCACACGCACGAGGTGCACGAGCTCGAGCTCTTACTGGTCGAAATGTACATCTACAAG GGAGACTACGAAAAAGCTCTGAGCTTCCAGTGCCTGAAAAGAGAGGACGTTTCTTCTGCGGACGCTCGAGCTCCTTTGTATCGG GCGGTTATCTACATTCTGATGAACGACAAAGAAAGAGCCAAAAAGAGCTACGACATGTTTAAGGAAGTCCGGAGTGTGTTTCATGGGAAGAAGTTCTTCGAGGAGTCCACATCCATGTCGGTTCAAGTGTCCAATTTCGACGAGTTCACGGAGATGGTGGAGCACCTGAAGCTAGAGATCCAGCAAGCTCACTCCGCAAAGCCAACTGCGGAAGGTCAGGATCGATCGAAACGAGTTGCAGAAGAGATTAAGCCATCGTCCAGCGGGGAGAAGAACCTGAGTAAGAAGTGA